From one Chanodichthys erythropterus isolate Z2021 chromosome 3, ASM2448905v1, whole genome shotgun sequence genomic stretch:
- the tubg1 gene encoding tubulin gamma-1 chain isoform X2, producing the protein MPREIITLQLGQCGNQIGFEFWKQLCAEHGISPEGIVEEFATEGTDRKDVFFYQADDEHYIPRAVLLDLEPRVIHTILNSPYANLYNPENIYLSEHGGGAGNNWASGFSQGEKIHEDIFDIIDREADGSDSLEGFVLCHSIAGGTGSGLGSYLLERLNDRYPKKLVQTYSVFPNQDEMSDVVVQPYNSLLTLKRLTQNADCVVVLDNTALNRIATDRLHIQNPSFSQINQLFQEDATWGVVCSESCHRQPDMLSCHILNNMTFRSDLIYAFLLYAHSYSTLLQGE; encoded by the exons ATGCCTCGAGAAATCATCACCCTGCAGCTCGGACAGTGCGGGAATCAGA TTGGTTTTGAGTTTTGGAAGCAGCTGTGTGCTGAGCATGGCATCAGCCCGGAGGGCATTGTAGAGGAGTTTGCCACTGAGGGCACTGACAGGAAAGATGTCTTTTTCTATCAG GCAGATGATGAGCACTACATCCCTCGTGCTGTGCTGTTGGACCTGGAGCCTAGAGTCATCCACACCATCCTGAACTCCCCCTATGCCAACCTGTACAACCCGGAGAACATCTACCTGTCAGAGCATGGCGGTGGAGCCGGTAACAACTGGGCCAGTGGCTTCTCTCAG GGAGAAAAAATCCATGAGGACATCTTTGACATCATCGACAGAGAGGCAGATGGCAGTGACAGTCTTGAG gggTTTGTGCTTTGCCACTCTATTGCTGGGGGAACAGGATCTGGTCTGGGGTCTTACCTACTGGAACGACTGAACGACAG GTATCCTAAAAAACTAGTTCAGACCTACTCGGTCTTTCCTAACCAGGATGAGATGAGTGATGTTGTCGTACAGCCATATAATTCTCTTCTGACGCTAAAGAGACTGACCCAGAATGCAGATTGTGTG GTGGTGCTGGACAACACAGCTTTGAACAGAATCGCCACAGACCGGCTGCACATTCAGAACCCCTCGTTCTCTCAGATCAACCAACTG TTTCAGGAGGATGCAACATGGGGAGTTGTCTGTTCTGAAAGTTGTCATCGGCAGCCTGACATGCTGTCATGTCACATTCTAAATAACATGACATTCCGTTCAGACCTCATCTATGCTTTCCTCTTATACGCCCATTCTTACAGCACCCTGCTCCAAGGTGAATAG